The following coding sequences lie in one Manihot esculenta chloroplast, complete genome genomic window:
- the rps7 gene encoding ribosomal protein S7 has product MSRRGTAEEKTAKSDPIYRNRLVNMLVNRILKHGKKSLAYQIIYRAMKKIQQKTETNPLSVLRQAIRGVTPDIAVKARRVGGSTHQVPIEIGSTQGKALAIRWLLGASRKRPGRNMAFKLSSELVDAAKGSGDAIRKKEETHRMAEANRAFAHFR; this is encoded by the coding sequence ATGTCACGTCGAGGTACTGCAGAAGAAAAAACTGCAAAATCCGATCCAATTTATCGTAATCGATTAGTTAACATGTTGGTTAACCGTATTCTGAAACACGGAAAAAAATCATTGGCTTATCAAATTATCTATCGAGCCATGAAAAAGATTCAACAAAAGACAGAAACAAATCCACTATCTGTTTTACGTCAAGCAATACGTGGAGTAACTCCCGATATAGCAGTAAAAGCAAGACGTGTAGGCGGATCGACTCATCAAGTTCCCATTGAAATAGGATCCACACAAGGAAAAGCACTTGCCATTCGTTGGTTATTAGGGGCATCCCGAAAACGTCCGGGTCGAAATATGGCTTTCAAATTAAGTTCCGAATTAGTGGATGCTGCCAAAGGGAGTGGTGATGCCATACGCAAAAAGGAAGAGACTCATAGAATGGCAGAGGCAAATAGAGCTTTTGCACATTTTCGTTAA
- the ndhB gene encoding NADH dehydrogenase subunit 2 — MIWHVQNENFILDSTRIFMKAFHLLLFDGSFIFPECILIFGLILLLMIDSTSDQKDIPWLYFISSTSLVMSITALLFRWREEPMISFSGNFQTNNFNEIFQFLILLCSTLCIPLSVEYIECTEMAITEFLLFVLTATLGGMFLCGANDLITIFVAPECFSLCSYLLSGYTKKDVRSNEATTKYLLMGGASSSILVHAFSWLYGSSGGEIELQEIVNGLINTQMYNSPGISIALIFITVGIGFKLSLAPSHQWTPDVYEGSPTPVVAFLSVTSKVAASASATRIFDIPFYFSSNEWHLLLEILAILSMIVGNLIAITQTSMKRMLAYSSIGQIGYVIIGIIVGDSNGGYASMITYMLFYISMNLGTFACIVLFGLRTGTDNIRDYAGLYTKDPFLALSLALCLLSLGGLPPLAGFFGKLHLFWCGWQAGLYFLVLIGLLTSVVSIYYYLKIIKLLMTGRNQEITPHVRNYRRSPLRSNNSIELSMIVCVIASTIPGISMNPIVEIAQDTLF, encoded by the exons ATGATCTGGCATGTACAGAATGAAAACTTCATTCTCGATTCTACGAGAATTTTTATGAAAGCCTTTCATTTGCTTCTCTTCGATGGAAGTTTTATTTTCCCAGAATGTATCCTAATTTTTGGCCTAATTCTTCTTCTGATGATCGATTCAACCTCTGATCAAAAAGATATACCTTGGTTATATTTCATCTCTTCAACAAGTTTAGTAATGAGTATAACGGCCCTATTGTTCCGATGGAGAGAAGAACCTATGATTAGCTTTTCGGGAAATTTCCAAACGAACAATTTCAACGAAATCTTTCAATTTCTTATTTTACTATGTTCAACTCTATGTATTCCTCTATCCGTAGAGTACATTGAATGTACAGAAATGGCTATAACAGAGTTTCTCTTATTCGTATTAACAGCTACTCTAGGAGGAATGTTTTTATGCGGTGCTAACGATTTAATAACTATCTTTGTCGCTCCAGAATGTTTCAGTTTATGCTCCTACCTATTATCTGGATATACCAAGAAAGATGTACGGTCTAATGAGGCTACTACGAAATATTTACTCATGGGTGGGGCAAGCTCTTCTATTCTGGTTCATGCTTTCTCTTGGCTATATGGTTCGTCCGGGGGAGAGATCGAGCTTCAAGAAATAGTGAATGGCCTTATCAATACACAAATGTATAACTCCCCAGGAATTTCAATTGCGCTTATATTCATCACTGTAGGAATTGGGTTCAAGCTTTCCCTAGCCCCTTCTCATCAATGGACTCCTGACGTATACGAAGGA TCTCCCACTCCAGTCGTTGCTTTTCTTTCTGTTACTTCGAAAGTAGCTGCTTCAGCTTCAGCCACTCGAATTTTCGATATTCCTTTTTATTTCTCATCAAACGAATGGCATCTTCTTCTGGAAATCCTAGCTATTCTGAGCATGATAGTGGGGAATCTCATTGCTATTACTCAAACAAGCATGAAACGTATGCTTGCATATTCGTCCATAGGTCAAATCGGATATGTAATTATTGGAATAATTGTTGGAGACTCTAATGGTGGATATGCAAGCATGATAACTTATATGCTCTTCTATATCTCCATGAATCTAGGAACTTTTGCTTGTATTGTATTATTTGGTCTACGTACCGGAACTGATAACATTCGAGATTATGCAGGATTATACACGAAAGATCCTTTTTTGGCTCTCTCTTTAGCCCTATGTCTCTTATCCCTAGGAGGTCTTCCTCCACTAGCAGGTTTTTTCGGAAAACTCCATTTATTCTGGTGTGGATGGCAGGCAGGCCTATATTTCTTGGTTTTAATAGGACTCCTTACGAGCGTTGTTTCTATCTACTATTATCTAAAAATAATCAAGTTATTAATGACTGGACGAAAC